A single window of Streptococcus cristatus ATCC 51100 DNA harbors:
- the secA gene encoding preprotein translocase subunit SecA, which yields MANILKKIIENDKGEIRKLEKMADKVMSYEDEMAALTDEELQAKTVEFKERYANGETLDQLLFEAFAVVREGAKRVLGLFPYKVQIMGGIVLHHGDVPEMRTGEGKTLTATMPVYLNALSGQGVHVVTVNEYLSERDATEMGELYSWLGLSVGINLASKSPMEKREAYACDITYSTNSEIGFDYLRDNMVVRAENMVQRPLNYALVDEVDSILIDEARTPLIVSGPTASDTNQLYYRADSFVKTLQKDDYIIDIPSKTIGLSDSGIDKAESYFNLENLYDLENVALTHFIDNALRANYIMTLDVDYVVSEKQEILIVDQFTGRTMEGRRFSDGLHQAIEAKEAVPIQEESKTSASITYQNLFRMYKKLSGMTGTGKTEEEEFREIYNIRVIPIPTNRPVQRIDHPDLLYPSLEAKFKAVVEDVKERYKTGQPVLVGTVSVDTSDYLSQKLVAAGIPHEVLNAKNHYKEAQIIMNAGQRGAITIATNMAGRGTDIKLGEGVRELGGLCVIGTERHESRRIDNQLRGRSGRQGDPGESQFYLSLEDDLMKRFGSERIKAVLDRMNLSEEESVIKSRMLTRQVEGAQKRVEGNNYDTRKQVLQYDDVMREQREIIYSQRYDVITADRDLAPEIHAMIRRTINRIVDGSSHSDHDERIEAILNFAKYNLVAEDSISADDLEGKSNQEIKDYLMERASEVYANQVSKLRDEEAVQEFQKVLILRVVDNKWTDHIDALDQLRQAVGLRGYAQNNPVVEYQAEGFRMFNDMIGSIEFDVTRLMMKAQIHEQERPRTEHSISTTATRNIAAQNPNLPKNVDLSSVKRNDLCPCGSGKKFKNCHGRKK from the coding sequence ATGGCTAATATTTTAAAAAAAATCATCGAAAATGATAAAGGTGAAATAAGAAAATTAGAAAAGATGGCGGACAAGGTCATGTCCTATGAGGACGAAATGGCAGCCTTGACCGATGAGGAACTGCAAGCAAAAACGGTTGAATTTAAGGAACGTTATGCTAATGGTGAAACTTTAGATCAACTTTTGTTTGAAGCATTTGCAGTTGTCCGTGAAGGAGCTAAGCGTGTCTTAGGTCTTTTCCCATATAAGGTTCAGATTATGGGGGGGATTGTCCTTCACCATGGTGATGTGCCAGAAATGCGTACGGGGGAAGGAAAAACCCTGACAGCGACTATGCCTGTTTACCTGAATGCCTTATCTGGCCAAGGAGTTCACGTTGTTACAGTCAATGAATACTTGTCAGAGCGTGATGCGACTGAGATGGGTGAACTTTATTCTTGGTTGGGACTTTCTGTTGGTATCAACCTAGCATCTAAGTCACCAATGGAAAAAAGAGAAGCTTATGCTTGTGACATCACCTACTCAACCAACTCTGAAATTGGTTTTGACTACCTGCGCGATAACATGGTGGTTCGGGCTGAAAATATGGTGCAGCGCCCGCTTAACTATGCCTTGGTTGACGAGGTGGATTCTATCTTGATTGACGAAGCGCGTACGCCATTGATCGTGTCAGGACCGACAGCTTCTGATACGAATCAGCTTTATTACAGAGCGGATAGCTTTGTGAAAACACTTCAAAAAGATGACTATATCATTGATATTCCATCTAAGACGATTGGTTTGTCAGATTCTGGTATTGACAAGGCTGAAAGTTACTTTAATTTAGAAAATCTATACGATCTTGAGAATGTTGCTTTGACTCACTTTATCGACAATGCCTTGCGTGCTAACTATATTATGACCTTAGATGTGGATTATGTCGTGAGCGAAAAGCAGGAAATCCTCATCGTTGACCAATTTACAGGGCGTACAATGGAAGGTCGTCGTTTCTCTGATGGACTCCACCAAGCGATTGAAGCAAAAGAAGCTGTGCCTATCCAAGAAGAATCAAAGACATCTGCTTCGATTACTTACCAGAACCTTTTCCGTATGTATAAAAAGCTGTCAGGGATGACAGGGACTGGTAAAACAGAAGAAGAAGAATTCCGCGAAATTTATAATATCCGTGTAATTCCAATTCCAACTAACCGTCCGGTCCAACGTATCGACCATCCAGATTTGCTGTATCCTAGCTTGGAAGCGAAGTTTAAAGCAGTCGTGGAAGACGTCAAGGAACGCTACAAAACAGGCCAGCCTGTCTTGGTCGGTACAGTATCGGTTGACACGAGTGACTATCTTTCTCAAAAATTAGTGGCTGCAGGAATTCCTCATGAAGTTCTGAATGCTAAGAACCATTATAAAGAAGCACAGATTATCATGAATGCTGGTCAGCGTGGTGCTATTACCATTGCGACCAACATGGCTGGACGTGGTACCGATATTAAGTTAGGTGAAGGTGTACGTGAATTGGGTGGACTTTGTGTCATTGGTACAGAGCGTCATGAAAGCCGCCGGATTGACAATCAGCTTCGTGGACGTTCAGGACGTCAGGGTGATCCAGGCGAATCACAATTCTACCTATCTCTCGAAGACGATTTGATGAAACGTTTCGGTTCAGAGCGCATTAAGGCTGTGCTAGACCGGATGAATCTGAGCGAAGAAGAGTCCGTCATCAAGTCTCGGATGCTCACGCGTCAGGTTGAAGGGGCTCAAAAACGGGTTGAAGGAAATAACTACGATACGCGTAAGCAAGTCCTTCAATATGACGATGTCATGCGCGAACAACGTGAAATTATCTATTCTCAGCGCTATGACGTCATCACAGCAGACCGTGATTTGGCTCCAGAAATTCATGCCATGATCCGTCGTACCATTAATCGGATCGTAGATGGCAGCAGCCATTCAGACCACGATGAAAGAATTGAAGCGATTCTGAATTTTGCTAAATATAACCTTGTAGCTGAGGATTCTATCTCAGCTGACGATTTAGAAGGTAAATCGAATCAAGAGATCAAAGATTACTTGATGGAACGAGCTTCTGAAGTTTATGCCAATCAGGTTTCTAAACTTCGTGATGAAGAAGCAGTTCAAGAGTTCCAAAAAGTGCTGATCCTACGTGTTGTAGATAATAAATGGACAGATCATATCGACGCCTTGGATCAATTGCGTCAGGCTGTGGGGCTTCGCGGCTATGCTCAGAACAACCCAGTTGTTGAGTATCAGGCAGAAGGTTTCCGGATGTTTAATGATATGATCGGCTCTATCGAGTTTGATGTGACTCGTCTCATGATGAAAGCACAGATCCATGAGCAAGAACGTCCACGTACAGAGCACAGTATCAGCACGACAGCTACTCGAAACATTGCTGCTCAAAACCCAAATCTTCCAAAAAATGTTGATTTATCCTCTGTAAAAAGAAATGATTTATGTCCATGTGGTTCAGGTAAGAAATTTAAAAACTGTCATGGCCGCAAGAAGTAG
- the queG gene encoding tRNA epoxyqueuosine(34) reductase QueG: MNIKEEIIKLSKDIGISKIGFTTADDFDYLEKSLRLAVEEGRNSGFEHKNIEERIKPKLSLASAKTIISIAVAYPHKLKQQPQKTAYKRGKFTPNSWGLDYHYVLQDKLDRLAKGIEELTADFEYKGMVDTGALVDTAVARRAGIGFIGKNGLVISKEFGSYMFLGELITNLDIEPDQPVDYDCGDCNRCVTACPTSCLIGDGTMNAKRCLSFQTQDKGIMDLEFRKKIKTVIYGCDICQICCPYNKGLDNPLATEIDPDLAHPELLPFLELSNGQFKEKFGHIAGSWRGKNILQRNAIIALANANDRSAIPKLLEIIDKGQNPIHIATAIWALSQLVREANPEMIEMILAVKNPTEAIKEEQEQFLKKFHLTN, translated from the coding sequence ATGAATATCAAAGAAGAAATTATCAAATTATCAAAAGACATTGGCATTTCTAAAATTGGCTTTACGACAGCAGATGACTTTGACTATCTGGAAAAGTCGCTGCGTTTGGCTGTAGAAGAAGGCCGAAATTCAGGTTTTGAACATAAGAATATTGAGGAACGAATTAAACCTAAGCTAAGTTTGGCTTCGGCCAAGACCATCATCTCTATCGCAGTCGCCTATCCCCACAAGCTCAAGCAGCAGCCACAAAAAACAGCCTACAAACGAGGAAAATTCACTCCCAACAGCTGGGGGCTAGACTATCACTATGTCCTACAGGACAAGCTAGATCGGCTTGCAAAGGGAATTGAGGAGTTAACTGCCGACTTTGAATATAAAGGCATGGTAGATACAGGAGCCTTGGTCGACACCGCTGTAGCCCGGCGAGCAGGAATAGGCTTTATCGGCAAGAACGGCTTGGTTATCTCCAAGGAATTTGGCTCCTACATGTTTTTGGGCGAGCTCATTACCAATCTGGACATCGAACCTGACCAGCCTGTCGACTATGACTGCGGAGACTGTAATCGCTGCGTGACAGCCTGCCCTACCTCCTGCCTCATTGGCGATGGGACTATGAACGCCAAGCGCTGCCTATCTTTTCAAACCCAAGATAAGGGCATCATGGACCTAGAATTTCGCAAAAAAATCAAGACAGTCATCTATGGTTGCGATATCTGCCAAATTTGCTGCCCCTATAATAAAGGTTTAGACAATCCACTCGCAACTGAGATTGATCCCGATCTAGCTCATCCAGAGCTCCTTCCTTTCTTGGAGCTTTCTAATGGTCAATTTAAGGAAAAATTTGGCCATATAGCAGGTAGCTGGCGGGGTAAAAACATCCTGCAGCGCAATGCTATCATCGCTCTAGCCAATGCTAATGACCGCTCTGCCATTCCCAAACTGCTAGAAATTATCGATAAAGGACAAAATCCTATCCATATCGCTACGGCCATCTGGGCTCTCAGTCAGCTAGTACGCGAAGCCAATCCTGAAATGATTGAGATGATTCTTGCTGTGAAAAATCCCACAGAAGCTATCAAAGAGGAACAGGAACAATTCCTAAAAAAATTTCACTTAACTAACTAA
- a CDS encoding YebC/PmpR family DNA-binding transcriptional regulator: MGRKWANIVAKKTAKDGANSKVYAKFGVEIYVAAKKGEPDPELNTALKFVIDRAKQAQVPKHVIDKAIDKAKGNTDETFTEGRYEGFGPNGSMLIVDTLTSNVNRTAANVRAAFGKNGGNMGASGSVSYLFDNKGVIVFAGDDADSIFELLLEADVDVDDVEAEEGSITVYTAPTDLHKAIVALRESGIQEFQVTELEMIPQSEVELTGEDLETFEKLYSVLEDDEDVQKIYTNVDGF, translated from the coding sequence ATGGGACGTAAGTGGGCCAATATTGTAGCTAAGAAAACAGCTAAAGACGGCGCAAACTCAAAAGTTTATGCTAAATTCGGTGTAGAGATCTATGTAGCAGCGAAAAAAGGTGAACCAGATCCTGAGTTGAACACAGCCCTTAAGTTCGTTATTGATCGCGCTAAGCAAGCGCAAGTGCCAAAGCATGTTATTGATAAGGCGATTGACAAGGCTAAGGGAAATACAGACGAGACCTTTACAGAAGGCCGTTATGAAGGCTTTGGACCAAATGGTTCTATGCTGATCGTTGATACATTGACTTCGAATGTTAATCGAACTGCGGCCAATGTCCGTGCAGCCTTTGGGAAAAATGGCGGAAACATGGGTGCTAGTGGCTCTGTGTCTTATCTTTTTGATAATAAAGGTGTTATCGTTTTTGCTGGTGATGATGCAGATAGCATCTTTGAATTGCTTTTAGAAGCAGATGTAGATGTGGACGATGTAGAGGCTGAAGAAGGAAGTATCACTGTTTATACAGCGCCAACTGACCTACATAAAGCAATTGTAGCTTTGCGTGAATCTGGTATCCAAGAATTCCAAGTGACAGAGCTTGAAATGATTCCTCAGTCTGAAGTGGAATTAACAGGAGAAGATTTAGAAACCTTCGAAAAATTGTATAGCGTCCTTGAAGACGATGAAGATGTCCAAAAAATCTACACCAACGTAGATGGATTCTAA